The Salvelinus sp. IW2-2015 unplaced genomic scaffold, ASM291031v2 Un_scaffold3097, whole genome shotgun sequence DNA segment acaatggctcagctgcgaagtggtaggccacacaagctcacagaacaggaccgctgagtgctgaagcacgtagcgtgtaaaaatcgtctgtcctcggttgcaacactcactaccgagttccaaacggcttctggaagcaacatcatcacaataactgtttgtcaggagcatcatgaaatgggtttccatggccaagcagccacacacaagcctaagatcaccatacacaatgacaaacatcagctggactggtgtaaagctcgctgccattggactctggagaagtggaagcgcgttttctggagtgatgaattacgcgtcaccatctggcagtccgattgacgaatctgggtttagcggatgccaggagaacgctacttgctcaaatgcaaagtgccaactgtaaagtttggtggaggatcaataatggtctggggctgtttttcatggttcgggctaggccccttagttccagcgaagggaaatcttaacgttacagcatacaatgacattctagatgattctgtgcttccaactttatggcaacaatttggggaaggccctttcctgtttcagcatgacaatgccccgtgcacaaagcgaggttcatacataaatgttttgtcgagatcggtgtggaagaacttgactggcctgcacagaaccctgacctcaaccccatcgaacacctttgggatgaattggaacgccaactgtgagccaggcctaattgcccaacatcagtgcacgacctcactaaagctcttgtggctgaatggaagtccctgcagcaatgttccggctagtggaaaaccttcccagaagagtggagactgttatagcagcaaaggggggaccaactctatattaatgcccctgattttggaatgagatgttcgacgagcaggtgaccacatatttttggtcatgtagtgtaccagtATAGCAGTTGTGCTAAACTCCTAAAGCATAAAAGTTCTTAAAGAATCAATGTGCATCAttaattaaaatgacaattgaacaggtaaagaggCATAATAATTATGGCTCCAGATTGCAGGAaagtgtcacggccgtttaaaggagtggaccaaggcgcagcgttttgagcgtacatacttctttatttaacgatgtcaccaacaaaaacaagaaatatcCAAACGACacgtgacgccaacgtagtgcatccaggcaactaaacatggacaactacccacaaaaccaacatggaaatgacaacctaaataggctccccaatcagagacaacgataaacagctgtctctgattgggaaccgattcaggccaccataaacctacatacccctagacaatacaaaatctccatagataaccaaaaaccctagacaagacaaaaacctagacaatacaaaaactaaacaaaccacacttgtcacaccctgacctaaccaaataataaagaaagcaaatataactaaagtcagggcgtgacagtacccccccccaaaggtgcggactcccggccgcaaacctaaacctatatgggagggtctgggtgggcatttcaccgcggtggcggctctggtgcgggacccgATCCACCttaggcttggcccacttaggtggcgcctctggagcggggaccctcgcagggggccccggacaggagggcgactccggcagcgccggacaggagggcgactccggcagcgccggacaggagggcgactccaggagggcgactccggcagctccgggCCGGGCCTCGCGTACTTCTTGCCCCttctaaaataatgggtgcatgtacaataccagtcaaaagtttggacacacctactcattcaagggtttttctttatttttactattttctacactgtataataatagtgaagacatcacaaatatgaaataacacatatggaatcacgtagtaaacaaaaaagtgttaaacaaatcaaaatatctgtttgaaattattatttgaAATTACTCAAAGTATTccccctttgccttgttgacagctttgcacactcttggcattctctcaaccagcttcatgtgttagtcacctggaaagcatttcaattaacaggtgtgccttgttaaaaatgtatttgtggaatttctttccttcttaatgtgtatgagccagtcagttgtgttgtgacaaggtaggggtggtttacagaagatagacttatttggtaaaagacagagtccatattatggcaagaacagctcaaataagcaaagagaaacgacaatccatcattagtttaagacatgatggttagtcaatccggaaaatttcaagaactttgaaagcttcttcaaatgcaatcgcaaaaaccatcatgcactatgatgaaactgcctctcatgaggaccaccacaagaaaggaagaccaagagttacctctgctgaagagaataagttaattagagttaccagccacagaaattgcagcccaaataaatgcttcacagagttcaagtaacagacacatctcaacatcaactgttcagaggagactgcctgaatcaggcctcgatggtcgaattgctgccaagaaatcaccactaaaggacaccaataagaagaagagacttgctttggccaagaaaaactaacaatggacattagactggaaGAAATCTGTccttgatctgatgagtccaaatttgagattattggtttcaaccgccgtgtctttgtgaaacgcagagtaggtaaatggatgaactctgcatgtgtggttcccaccgtgaagcatggaggaggaggtgtgatggtgtgggggtgctttgctggtgacacagtctgtgatttatttagaattcaaagaacacttaaccagcatggctaccacagcattctgcagcgatatgccattccatctggtttgcgcttagtgggactatcatttgtttttcaacaggacaatgacccaacacacctccaggctgtgtaagggatatttgaccaagaaggagagtgatggagtgctgcatcagatgacctggcctccacaatcacccgaccttaatgcaattgagatggtttgggatgagttggaccgcagagtgaaggaaaagcagccaacaagtgctcagcatatgtcaaatcaaatcaaatgtatttgtcacatacacatggttagcagatgttaaagcgagtgcagcgaaatgcttgtgcttctagttccgaccatgcagtaatatctaacaagtaatataacctaacaatttcacaacaactaccttatacacacaagtgtaaaggaatgaataagaatatgtacataaaaatatatgaataagcGATGGCcaaacagcataggcaagatgcagtagatggtatagagtacagtatatacatatgagatgagtattgtaaggtatgtaaacattatataaagtggcattgtttaaagtggctagtgatacatttattacatcaatttttcattattaaagtagctagagatgagtcagtatgttggcagcagccactcaatgttagtgatggctgtttaacagtctgatggccttgagatagaagctgtttttcagtctctcggtccccgctttgatgcacctgtactgacctcgccttctggatgataggggggtgaacaggcagtggctcgggtagttgttgtccttgatgatctttttggcctttctgtgacatcggggggtgtaggtgtcctggagggcaggtaatttgcccccggtgatgcgttgtgcagacctcactaccctctggagagccttacggttgtgggcggagcagttgccgtaccaggcggtgatgcagcccgacagaatgctctcgattgtgcatctgtaaaagtttgtgagtgtttttggtgacaagccgaatttcttcagcctcctgaggtttaagaggcgctgttgtgccgctttcacaacgctgtctgtgtgggtggaccatttcagtttgtccttgatgtgtacgccgaggaacttaaaactttccaccttcttcactactgtcccgtcaatgtggatagagggctactccctctgctgtttcctgaagtccacgatcatctcctttgttttgttgacattgagtgtgaggttattttcctgacaccacacttcgagggccctcacctcctccctgtaggccgtctcgtcattgttggtaatcaagcctaccactgtagtgtcgtctgcaaacttgatgattgagttgggggtgtgcatggccacgcagtcatgggtgaacagggagtacaggagagggcagagaacgcacccttgtggggccccagtgttgaggatcagcggggtggagatgttgttacctaccctcaccacctgtcaggaagtccaggacccagttgcacagggcggggtcgagacccagggtctcgagcttaatgacgagtttggagggtactatggtgttaaatgctgagctgtagtcgatgaacagcattcttacataagtattcctcttgtccagattggttagggcagtgtgcagtgtgatcgtgattgcgtcgtctgtgggcctattggggcggtaagcaaattggagtgggtctagggagtcaggtagagtggaggtgatatggtccttgactagtctctcaaagcacttcatgatgacggaagtgagtgctacggggcgatagtcatttagctcagttaccttcgctttcttgggaacaggaacaatggtggagcatgtgggaacagcagactgggataaggattgattgaataagtccgttttactcacgttggctgcagtgaaggatagcccgcaggttttggtagcgggccgtgtcagtggcactgtgttgtcctcaaagcgagcaaagaagttgtttagtttgtctgggagcaagacatcgtggtccgcgacggggctggttttccttttgtagtccatgattgactgtagaccctgccacatacctctcgtgtctgagccgttgaattgtgactctactttgtctctatactgacgcttagcttgtttgattgccttgcggagggaatagctacaaaCAAtagtttgtattcggtcatgtttccggtcaccttgtcCTGATTAAAaccagtggttcgcgctttcagttttgcgcgaatgctgccatcaatccacggtttctggttgagGAATGTTTtaagacgctgtgggtacaacatcaccgatgcacttgctaataaactcgcttaccgaatcagcatattcatcaatgttattgtccgacgctatgcggaacatatcccagtaaacgtgatcgaagcaatcttgaagcgtgtaaTCCGATtgttcggaccagcgttgaacagacctgagcacgggcgcttcctgttttagtttctgtctataggctgggagcatcaaaatggagtcgtggtcagattttccgaaaggagggcgggggagggctttatatgcttcgcggaagttagaataacaatgatccagggttttgccagcccgggttgcgcattcgatatgctgataacatttagggagccttgttttcaggttagccttgttaaaatccccagctacaataaatgcagcctcaggatatgtggtttccagtttacatagagtcaaattaagttatttcagggccgtcgatgtgtctgattGGGGcaggatatacacgactgtgattatgatcgaagagaattatcttggtagataatgcggtcagcatttgattgtaaggaaatctaggtcaggtgaacaaaaggacttgagttcctgtattattttatgatcacaccacgtctcgttaatcataaggcatacaccccccgcccttcttctttccagagagatgtttgtttctgtcggcgcgatgcgtgaagaagccgggtggctgtaccgactctgatgacgtatcccgagtgagccatgtttccgtgaaacaaagaacgatacaatctctgatgtctctctggaaggcaacccttgctcggatttcgtctaccttgttgtcaagagactggacattggcgagtagtatgctcgggagcggtgcacGATGTGCccatctacggagcctgaccagaagaccactctgtctgccccttctgcggcgccgttgttttgggtcgccggctgggatccgatccattgtcctgggtggtggaccaaacagaggatccgcttcgggaaagtcgtattccttgtcgtaatgttggtgagttgacgttgctcttatatcttatagttcctcccgactgtatgtaataaaacctaatatTTCCTAGGgtaacaatgtaataaataacacataaaaaatttaaatactgcatagtttcctaggaatgcgaagcgaggcggccatctctgtcggcgccggaagcactcatgtgggaactcctttaagacagttggaaaagcattccaagtgaagctggttgagagaatgccaatagtgtgcaaagctgtcatcaaggcaaagggtggctactctgaagaatctaaaatatattttgatttgttaaacactttttaagttactacatgattccatacgtgttatttcatagtgttgatgtcttctctactattctacaatgtagaaaatagtcaaaataaagaaaaacctttgaatgagtagatgtgtccaaacttttgactggtactatatacagttgaagtcggaagtttacatacacttaggttggagtcattaaaacttgtttttcaaccactccacacatttcttgttaacaaactatagtttgggcaagtcggttaggacatctactttgtgcatgacacaagtaatttttccaacaattgtttacagacagattatttcacttataattcactgtttcacatttccaatgggtcagaagtttacatacactaagttgactgggccttcaaacagcttggaaaattccagaaaatgatgtcatggctttcgaagcttctgataggctaattgacataatttgagtcaactggaggtggacctgtggatgtatttcaaggcctaccttcaaactcagtgcctctttgcttgacatcacgggaaaatcaaaagaaatcagccaagacctcagaaagaaattgtagacctccacaagtctggttcatccttgggagcaatttccaaacgcctgaaggtatcgcgttcatctgtacaaacaatagtccgcaagtataaacaccatgggaccacgcagccgtcataccgctcaggaaggagacgcgttctatctcctagagatgaacgtactttggtgcgaaaagtgcgaatcaatcccagaacaatagcaaaggacctggtgaagatgctggaggaaacaggtacaaagtatctatatccacagtaaacgagtcttatatcgacataacctgaaaggccgctcagcaaggaagaagccactgctccaaaaccgccataaagaagccagactacggtttgcaactgcacatggggacaaagatcgtactttttggagaaatgtgctctggtctgatgaaacaaaaataatactgtttggccataattaccatcgttatgtttcgaggaaaaagggggacgcttgcaagccgaagaacaccatcccaaccgtgaagcacggggtggcagcatcatgttgtgggggtgctttgctgcaagagggactggtgcacttcacaaaatagacggcatcatgaagaaggaaaatgatgtggatatattgaagtaacatctcaagacatcagtcaggaagttaaagcttggtcgcaaatgggtcttgcaaatggacaatgacaccaagcatacttccaaagttgtggcaaaatggcttaaggacaacaaagtcaaggtattggagtggccatcacaaagccgacctcaatcccatagaaaatttgtgaactgaaaaagcgtgtgcgagcaaggcggcctacaaacgtttgacccaagttaaacaatttaaaggcaatgctaccaaatactaattgagtgtatgttagcttctgacccactgggaatgtgatgaaagaaattaaagctgaaataaatcattcactctactattattctgacatttcacattcttaaaataaagtggtgatcctaactgacctaatacagggatgttatactaggattaaatgtcaggaattgtgaaaaactgagtttaaatgtatttggctaaggtgtatgtaaacttccgacttccgacTGTATATGCAGTATTACATGtcaaaaacaaaatatttgtaCATGGGTATGACTGGGTTGAAATGCAGACTAGATTCATTTTCAATTTTCTTGGACCATGTAAGTTACTTTATCATTCCAAGTAAAGCACATGAACACTTTTTATGAAAGGTTTGACAAGACAGTATAATAACTGATTCTTTATTACAGGGACAAATTATATTCAACTTTTGTTTCTTTCAGGATTGTGAATCAATACTTAAAACCTAATGATTGGTTAATGCACATAATCATGTCGGTCATTATCACATTCAAAGGCATTAAGAAAACATATAGAAAACATCTCAGCAAAACAAGCAAATAAGTGCAATATAGAGTGTTCATCTTTAACATTAGTGCAAATTCTAACTGAAACTGGCAGGCCGACTTGATTGTTCTTCACAAGGCATAACTAACTGTAATGGGATTATTTTTACCATCAATGGTCATACCTAGATGTCTAATGAATGATAATATAGACTTAGGTCATACAGTGTATAATAATGGTttaaaaggcagttgatagagatGTGTAATCATGGAATAAAAGGCTATGGAATAGGAGTGAATGATAGATGGAAGTCTAAAGAGAATCCGTATTGACAGGTTTCTTAGTTGGAATATGGCAGTGGCCACCAACCCTGCTGACCTACATGGTGTACAACACTTAAatgattcagctaatcaaggtGATTCATTGACTAGCTAAATCATGTGTCTtactgctgggctggaacaaaagcctgtacaTCGtatagctctccaggaccagggttggtgactGCTGGCAGATGGTGAAGTCTGTCCTTTAGCGCCCCCTCTGGCAGATGGTGAAGTCTGTTCTTTAGCGCACCCTCTGGCAGATGTAGAAGCTGTACTGGTCACATGATGCGGAGCTCCAGCTTCTCTCAGGAGGTTCCTTTCCTGTCAGTAACCCACAATCCCCTTGTCTGTTGGATCCTGACCAGTAACTACCAATGAGAGGAAAGGGAACAGCTCAGTACTGTCCATACTAAAACATTWCAATTGTTTTMATTTCTGGAWAACAAAGTYTGTTTGYCGTCTTGWAGKMCAATAAACATCATCATCGGTTGTCTCACCTCTGTCCCAGTGCAGTGTTGTTGACCCAAACCCAGTTCCTGGTTCTCTGTCTCAGGCCGATCCAGTACATCAGGTTTCCCTTCTTCGTTAGAAAGGTCTGGGAGAATTATTTGTTTTTACACCGTTTTATTGGACTATTAGTAACCTTAGTCAATCCAAATTTTATGTGTGATTGTCATACAATCACTGTTGCTTTGCTATCATCATTGCATGGTCACTGATATACAAAGAAGAGAAACAAGAGGTAGAGAGGAGTAACAATTGTAGTAGAACCACCTGCACTGGTTTGTTTGTTATGATGGCCAGATCTGCCCCTCTCTTCTTACACTCGTCCCTGCTCTCATCCCAGTTCATTCTGTCTCTGGAGAGGAAGTAGCAGGAGCTCTCAAAGTGCAGCCAGCCTTCATCACACATGTGGCAGGCAGGGACTGGAGGAAAGGAGGAAATTACTCTTCAAGTACAACATGTAGTTCAGTCAATACATGTAGGTTCAATAATTATTATTAGCATGGTATGAAGTCAAAGAGAAAACATTGTAGTGGTACAATACATCTCAAAGCATTAGATCGATACATTGACAAAATGTAGAGTGATATAGTTTAATGGTTACATTAGACTAACACACTACAGTGGTGGACTCACCCTGGCTCTGTTGTTGGAAGTATTGTGCTTGGCATGTCTGCAGGCTGCACACCTCAGTGGACTGGAACCTCTCCTCTTTAGCCTCAATCCCTTTTTCAGTTCCATGACAGTCCTGAGGCTGGGATGGAACTAGAGaataatgaagaaaaaaagagaatggaATCCTATTACACATTTGTTTAGTTCTTTCTTGCATAGAAGGCTATCTAAACCAACATGCTAGATATTCTATCAAAATACAAATGAGTCTTGCCTGTTTCTAAATCACTATTCTAGAATAGAATGTCTATGATACTCACATTTGACACAGAGGATGATGATGACGAGCAGTAGAACCAGACAGATGACAGACAGTAGTAAACACACTGCGCGGTACAGACCAACGTTCCCCAGGACCTGCAGGTCTAGACAAGGAAAGAATAGTCTTAAGGGCCATCCACACCAAAGACGATAACTATAATGCTGACAATaacattatacactgagtgtacaaaacattaggaacaccttcataatattgattttgaccccccttttccCCTTAGAACAGCCTGAATTTGTCGAGACGTGGACTCTActaggtgttgaaagcgttccactgggatgctggcccatgttgactccaacgcttcccacagttgtgtcaagttggctggatgtcctttgggtgctggaccattcttgacacacacaggaaacggttgagtgtaaaaaatccagcagcgttgcagttctagacacactcaaaccagggcccctggcacctactaccataccccgttcaaaggcacttaaatattttgtcttgcccattcaccctctgaatggcacaatccatgtctcaattgtctcaaggcttaaaagctgacagacatttttcactgtTTCGCTGTGTTTTAGTCATCAATCTAGCAAGAGgtcaatattttattaatgtagTAGTGTTTCCCTCCCTAGAAAGCCATGACCtttggctttcacctggaattgTTTATTTATGTCTGAGAAAATAACACTTCTCAACCCATATGATCTAATACACAATACAAGTATAATACAAATATgataatatgatttatttattttttgtgaatGAATAAGCCTTTTTATACTTTATAATATTTCCATATATAGTTATAATCTGCTTTAGGAACATCTACCCAAAATATTTCACCTTCTTTATTAGGTGAATGTGTGAATTTGGGCCATTTAAACAGCTTGCATCCCTCCTATAGAcaaggggagaagggccatgtaAAGGGCTCGATTTTGTCATTCTGAACACATGCAATGTATCTGCCTCCGACATAAAATGTTTGACTTCCTCACAAacttacttatttatttattttaagtttaAGGAAGTGTGTAGGTCGCAATCTTTATTGTAGAGCTATGAAAGTTATGTATTTAGATCCGCCTGCTCAAGACAAATTCAGCAATTGCTTTGCCATGTCTGTGCCATGAAGCAGTCAAGACGGATAACTGTTTTTCTAAGGACGGCCCCTTTGACCTAACGTTGCAGTGAAGTGATATAAATGGATGTAATGATGCAGCCAACCACCAGAGGGAGGCAAATACAAGTTTATTCGACAAAGGATGTTGACATAATCCTAGGAATCTCTAGATGGCTGTCTTTGACTTATAAAATGGTGGGAAATCAATAAAATAAGTAATGTaaacattcatattttttaagtaattctAGTGCCCGatttggaaagagcaggtgttccttaatgttttgtacactgtgtataaaaATGAATATAAAATTTCAATAACTGCTAAAAAGCCTTGAGTTTTGAATGCCTGTTTCATtctgaaataata contains these protein-coding regions:
- the LOC112075336 gene encoding CD209 antigen-like protein E isoform X1, encoding MEMQEIPREEERVVEVDESQRMLETSVEEAESTIYSKLKSPSEDIYAEATPGQPSARYRPGSGGNAKLPDEANTKLSVEVKEQQEKDLQVLGNVGLYRAVCLLLSVICLVLLLVIIILCVKFPSQPQDCHGTEKGIEAKEERFQSTEVCSLQTCQAQYFQQQSQVPACHMCDEGWLHFESSCYFLSRDRMNWDESRDECKKRGADLAIITNKPVQTFLTKKGNLMYWIGLRQRTRNWVWVNNTALGQSYWSGSNRQGDCGLLTGKEPPERSWSSASCDQYSFYICQRVR
- the LOC112075336 gene encoding CD209 antigen-like protein E isoform X2; translation: MEMQEIPREEERVVEVDESQRMLETSVEEAESTIYSKLKSPSEDIYAEATPGQPSARYRPDLQVLGNVGLYRAVCLLLSVICLVLLLVIIILCVKFPSQPQDCHGTEKGIEAKEERFQSTEVCSLQTCQAQYFQQQSQVPACHMCDEGWLHFESSCYFLSRDRMNWDESRDECKKRGADLAIITNKPVQTFLTKKGNLMYWIGLRQRTRNWVWVNNTALGQSYWSGSNRQGDCGLLTGKEPPERSWSSASCDQYSFYICQRVR